One part of the Streptomyces lydicus genome encodes these proteins:
- a CDS encoding DUF6049 family protein, with translation MAEAAGFQVTERPRGRWLRRTVTLLTGAPLLMGLLQMPHAPAAQAAPGDSHSVDVTIDSMTPTTPTKGDTVTVSGTLTNDSRSTITGAHVGMHRGDALGSRSAIEAMSHRTSGYLPGVDGPEVKGHKEKIDKLEPGVSRPFSLSVPAKDLNLSDDGVYQLGISLSGRSQADPSEHVLGIDRTFLPWQTADAGKKTQLTYLWPLVSSTHLTAETDADAQQTPVFRNDDLAAELAPGGRLQQMVALSKNLPVTFVIDPDLLATVDAMTKSYRVNGPDGPMGKNQAVAKQWLHDLEEAVKTHEVVALPFGDPDLAALAHHGKGVPSALSHLGPATDLADKTVDTILGVKPRTDFAWPADGAIDSSVVDVATSAGAHNVITRSDSLRENGRLSYTPTAARPIGGGNTAIVSDATLSRAFEGDMAKAGGSSHAVQEFLAQTQMVSLQDPDRQRSVVVAPQRMPSVSQAQAMATALRELEESGRWTQSVNLSAAAKAKPDPAASRSVPSGAAYPSSLRRQELPTEAFRQIQGTQAELDDFQVILAQPERVVTPFGNAMMREMSTQWRGHDSGASAFRHSVRNYLDGLTKKVHLIQKSEATLSGRSATIPVTVQNNLVQGVKNMTLKLTSSQPNRLDAGKSQQITVDGGHSQSFKFDTTANANGRAWVTAQLYTADGKPYGEPMTFQVNVTEITATVMLVIAGGVLLLVLAGVRIYLQRKRTGNRPAEDGSDGGTDTDGDNGGTDGDAPEQPSDPTPDTGSESSDPSGSGEKVDR, from the coding sequence TCATGGGGCTGCTCCAGATGCCGCATGCTCCCGCCGCGCAGGCCGCCCCGGGCGACTCCCACTCGGTCGACGTGACCATCGACTCGATGACCCCCACCACGCCCACCAAGGGCGACACGGTCACCGTCTCCGGCACCCTCACCAACGACAGCCGCAGCACGATCACCGGCGCGCATGTCGGCATGCACCGTGGCGACGCCCTGGGCAGCCGGAGCGCCATCGAGGCGATGTCGCACCGCACCAGCGGCTATCTGCCGGGGGTGGACGGCCCCGAGGTCAAGGGACACAAGGAGAAGATCGACAAGCTGGAGCCCGGCGTCAGCCGCCCCTTCAGCCTCAGCGTCCCGGCCAAGGACCTCAATCTCTCCGACGACGGTGTGTATCAGCTCGGTATCTCACTGTCAGGGCGTTCGCAGGCGGATCCCTCCGAGCACGTCCTCGGCATCGACCGGACGTTCCTGCCCTGGCAGACCGCGGACGCCGGCAAGAAGACGCAGCTCACGTACCTGTGGCCGCTGGTCTCCTCCACCCACCTCACCGCCGAGACGGACGCCGACGCCCAGCAGACCCCGGTGTTCCGCAATGACGACCTCGCGGCCGAGCTCGCCCCCGGCGGCCGGCTGCAGCAGATGGTCGCGCTCAGCAAGAACCTGCCGGTGACCTTCGTCATCGACCCCGACCTGCTCGCCACCGTCGACGCGATGACCAAGTCGTACCGGGTCAACGGCCCGGACGGCCCGATGGGCAAGAACCAGGCGGTCGCCAAGCAGTGGCTGCACGACCTCGAAGAGGCGGTCAAGACGCACGAGGTCGTCGCGCTGCCGTTCGGCGACCCCGATCTGGCCGCGCTGGCCCACCACGGCAAGGGCGTGCCCAGCGCGCTCAGCCACCTCGGCCCGGCCACCGACCTCGCCGACAAGACCGTGGACACGATCCTCGGTGTGAAGCCGCGCACAGACTTCGCGTGGCCCGCGGACGGCGCGATCGACTCCTCCGTCGTCGATGTGGCCACCTCGGCCGGCGCACACAACGTGATCACCCGCAGCGACAGCCTCCGCGAGAACGGCCGGCTGTCCTACACCCCGACCGCGGCCCGCCCGATCGGCGGCGGCAACACCGCGATCGTGTCGGACGCCACGCTCTCCCGGGCCTTCGAAGGGGACATGGCGAAGGCCGGGGGCTCCTCGCACGCCGTGCAGGAGTTCCTCGCCCAGACCCAGATGGTCAGCCTCCAGGACCCCGACCGGCAGCGCAGCGTCGTCGTCGCGCCACAGCGCATGCCGTCGGTCAGCCAGGCCCAGGCGATGGCCACCGCGCTGCGGGAGCTGGAGGAGTCCGGCCGCTGGACCCAGTCGGTGAACCTCAGCGCCGCGGCCAAGGCCAAGCCCGATCCCGCCGCCAGCCGCAGCGTGCCGAGCGGCGCCGCCTACCCGTCCTCGCTGCGCAGGCAGGAACTCCCCACCGAGGCATTCCGGCAGATCCAGGGCACCCAGGCCGAGCTGGACGACTTCCAGGTCATCCTGGCCCAGCCGGAGCGGGTGGTGACGCCGTTCGGGAACGCCATGATGCGCGAGATGTCGACGCAGTGGCGGGGCCATGACTCCGGCGCGTCGGCGTTCCGTCACTCGGTGCGCAACTACCTCGACGGGCTCACCAAGAAGGTCCACCTGATCCAGAAGTCGGAGGCCACGCTCTCCGGGCGCAGCGCCACGATTCCGGTGACGGTCCAGAACAACCTGGTCCAGGGCGTCAAGAACATGACGCTGAAGCTGACCTCGTCCCAGCCCAACCGTCTGGACGCGGGAAAGTCCCAGCAGATCACCGTGGACGGCGGGCACAGCCAGTCGTTCAAGTTCGACACCACGGCCAACGCCAACGGTCGCGCGTGGGTCACCGCCCAGCTCTACACGGCGGACGGAAAGCCCTACGGTGAGCCCATGACGTTCCAGGTGAACGTCACGGAGATCACCGCCACAGTGATGCTCGTCATCGCGGGCGGTGTGCTGCTGCTCGTCCTGGCCGGCGTACGGATCTATCTCCAGCGCAAGCGGACCGGGAACCGGCCCGCCGAGGACGGCTCCGACGGCGGCACGGACACGGACGGAGACAACGGCGGCACGGACGGAGACGCTCCCGAGCAGCCGAGTGACCCCACGCCGGACACCGGTTCGGAAAGCTCCGACCCGTCCGGCTCAGGTGAGAAAGTGGACCGTTGA
- a CDS encoding protein kinase family protein has translation MAERSTAAVDVADTSGEEPLTAKAGKATDDGAKAEKVSGGEKDAARAEEQRAEAAEAQPPELHSGHKLARRYRLEECVTRLDGFSSWRAVDEKLRRAVGVHILPADHPRARPVLSAARSSALLGDPRFVQVLDAVEENDLVYVVHEWLPDATELTTVLANGPLEPHDAYQLVSQVSQAMAAAHREGLAHLRITPGSVLRTESGQYRIRGLAVMAALRGITCEHPQRTDTEAIGALLYAALTQRWPYENDAHGLTGLPKGVGLIAPDQVRAGVHRGLSELAMRALINDGATASRQEQPCTTPEELAKAVAAMPRIRPPETAFSTPPPYQRTGYQQGSYRQPATHSRPSGLATQPVPTPPPPLQSRTGRALKWSVSALLIAALGLGSWQLADTLLKREKDQDDPGNSHTSGGSDKKPGGKPIKIADAVEYYPDGQPQHADQAQYTHDGNAGTYWRSKSYREGPDLNPAYKKGVGLVFDLGSKQQISSASIGLHYIGDHTTVTLYAADSLSPSEPLSSMQKLGSGQSSGSSAKVNLKQPAKARYVVAWITAMPYAPGDEFSDAGYKQGVTEVTFAN, from the coding sequence GTGGCGGAACGGAGCACGGCTGCCGTCGACGTGGCCGACACGAGCGGTGAGGAACCGCTGACCGCCAAGGCGGGCAAGGCCACGGACGACGGTGCTAAGGCCGAGAAGGTATCCGGCGGGGAAAAGGACGCCGCACGCGCCGAGGAGCAGCGTGCCGAGGCGGCCGAGGCCCAGCCACCGGAGCTGCACAGCGGCCACAAGCTCGCCAGACGCTACCGCCTCGAAGAGTGCGTCACCCGTCTGGACGGCTTCAGCAGCTGGCGTGCGGTCGACGAGAAGCTGCGCCGGGCCGTCGGCGTGCACATCCTGCCCGCCGACCATCCCCGAGCCCGGCCGGTGCTCTCCGCCGCCCGTTCCTCGGCGTTGCTCGGCGACCCCCGGTTCGTCCAGGTCCTCGACGCCGTCGAGGAGAACGACCTCGTCTACGTCGTCCACGAGTGGCTGCCGGACGCCACCGAGCTGACCACCGTGCTCGCCAACGGTCCGCTGGAGCCGCACGACGCCTACCAGCTCGTCAGCCAGGTCTCCCAGGCCATGGCCGCCGCGCACCGCGAGGGCCTGGCCCACCTGCGGATCACCCCCGGCTCGGTGCTGCGCACGGAATCCGGGCAGTACCGCATCCGCGGTCTGGCCGTCATGGCGGCACTGCGCGGCATCACCTGCGAGCACCCGCAGCGCACGGACACCGAGGCGATCGGGGCCCTGCTGTACGCCGCGCTGACCCAGCGCTGGCCCTACGAGAACGACGCCCACGGCCTGACCGGCCTGCCCAAGGGCGTCGGGCTGATCGCGCCCGACCAGGTGCGCGCCGGCGTCCACCGCGGGCTGTCCGAGCTCGCGATGCGCGCGCTGATCAACGACGGCGCCACGGCGTCCCGTCAGGAGCAGCCCTGCACCACCCCGGAGGAGCTGGCCAAGGCCGTTGCGGCCATGCCGCGCATCCGGCCCCCGGAGACCGCGTTCAGCACCCCGCCGCCATACCAGCGCACGGGCTACCAGCAGGGCAGCTACCGGCAGCCGGCGACGCACAGCCGGCCGTCCGGCCTGGCCACGCAGCCGGTCCCCACGCCTCCGCCGCCGCTGCAGAGCCGTACCGGCCGGGCGCTGAAGTGGTCCGTTTCCGCGCTGCTCATCGCCGCTCTGGGGCTGGGCAGCTGGCAGCTGGCGGACACGCTGCTGAAGCGGGAGAAGGACCAGGACGACCCCGGTAACTCGCACACGAGCGGGGGCAGCGACAAGAAGCCGGGCGGCAAGCCGATCAAGATCGCGGACGCTGTCGAGTACTACCCGGACGGCCAGCCGCAGCACGCCGACCAGGCGCAGTACACACACGACGGGAATGCCGGCACGTACTGGCGCAGCAAGAGCTACCGCGAGGGCCCGGATCTCAATCCGGCCTACAAGAAGGGCGTCGGCCTCGTCTTCGACCTCGGTTCGAAGCAGCAGATAAGCAGCGCGTCGATCGGGCTGCACTACATCGGTGATCACACCACCGTGACGCTGTACGCGGCCGATTCGCTGTCCCCGTCCGAGCCGCTGAGCTCGATGCAGAAGCTCGGGTCGGGCCAGTCCTCGGGATCGAGCGCGAAGGTCAATCTGAAGCAGCCGGCGAAGGCCCGCTACGTCGTCGCGTGGATCACCGCGATGCCCTACGCGCCGGGCGACGAGTTCAGCGACGCCGGATACAAGCAGGGTGTGACTGAGGTGACGTTCGCCAACTGA
- the murJ gene encoding murein biosynthesis integral membrane protein MurJ: MNAPYDGDRGRGANGDPTGPVPATPQFPADQDPFLQDTYRHDPHRTQDPTAQDPVTEARYDRAGQPPPPPGHVGPPQYQQPAAGRQAPDPQQWASAPPRGPQGPAHNAPYGEDTPTTQLLGVDELRSQAGDGHPEPDAFAHLYRDQQPYDSQRPAPAGPPVGAAVPGTAPGPEVVPPQPTPEPAPVAAAAKPSGGRASGLLKSSAVMAAGTMVSRLTGFIRSALIVAALGGAVLGDSWQVAYQLPTMIFILTIGGGLNSVFVPQLVRAMKEDDDGGEAYANRLLTLVIVVLGVLTVLAVFAAPLLVKLVSFDISRDPAANEVAVAFTRYCVPTIFFMGLHVVMGQILNARGRFGAMMWTPVLNNIVMIATFGLFIWVYGTAKTSHIGVTTIPDEGIRLLGIGTLLGLVVQALAMIPYLRDANFKLRLRFDWRGHGLGKAAKLAKWTVLFVLANQAGVLVVTQLSTWAGKTADRQGHPGTGFISYASAQLIWNMPQAIITVSVMAALLPRLARSAHDGDTGAVRDDMSQGLRTSAVAIVPISFGFLSLGIPLCTLVYGSSGAGIPMGYMLMAFGIGLIPFSVQYVVLRAFYAYEDTRTPFYNTVIVAAVNAAASGLCFLILPARWAVVGMAASYGLAYIIGVGVAWRRLGKRMDGDLDTAHVVRTYARLAGASIPATIISGAVVYAIMQMLGSGFVGSLAALVAGAAALLAVFYLAARKMRIEEMNALVGMVRSKLGR, from the coding sequence ATGAATGCGCCGTACGACGGTGACCGGGGCCGGGGCGCCAATGGCGACCCCACGGGGCCGGTCCCTGCGACGCCCCAGTTCCCAGCGGATCAGGACCCCTTTCTGCAGGACACCTACCGCCACGACCCGCACCGCACGCAGGACCCGACGGCCCAGGACCCGGTGACCGAGGCGCGCTACGACCGCGCCGGGCAGCCGCCCCCGCCGCCGGGCCACGTCGGCCCCCCGCAGTACCAGCAGCCCGCTGCAGGCCGGCAGGCGCCCGACCCGCAGCAGTGGGCCTCGGCCCCGCCGCGCGGCCCGCAGGGCCCGGCCCACAACGCCCCGTACGGCGAGGACACCCCGACGACGCAGTTGCTGGGCGTCGACGAGCTGAGGAGCCAGGCCGGGGACGGACACCCGGAGCCCGACGCCTTCGCGCACCTCTACCGCGACCAGCAGCCCTACGACTCCCAGCGCCCGGCCCCGGCCGGTCCCCCCGTCGGTGCCGCCGTGCCCGGTACGGCACCCGGCCCGGAGGTCGTACCGCCGCAGCCGACGCCGGAGCCCGCCCCCGTGGCGGCGGCCGCCAAGCCCTCCGGCGGCCGTGCCTCCGGCCTGCTCAAGTCCAGTGCGGTGATGGCCGCGGGCACGATGGTCTCCCGTCTGACGGGTTTCATCCGCTCCGCGCTGATCGTCGCGGCGCTCGGCGGTGCGGTGCTCGGTGACTCCTGGCAGGTCGCCTACCAGCTCCCGACGATGATCTTCATCCTGACCATCGGCGGCGGTCTGAACTCCGTGTTCGTCCCGCAGTTGGTGCGAGCCATGAAGGAGGACGACGACGGCGGCGAGGCGTACGCCAACCGGCTGCTGACGCTGGTCATCGTGGTCCTCGGCGTGCTGACGGTGCTGGCGGTGTTCGCCGCGCCCCTCCTGGTGAAACTCGTCTCGTTCGACATCTCACGGGACCCGGCGGCCAACGAAGTCGCCGTCGCCTTCACCCGCTACTGCGTCCCCACGATCTTCTTCATGGGTCTGCACGTGGTGATGGGGCAGATCCTCAACGCCCGCGGCCGCTTCGGCGCGATGATGTGGACCCCGGTCCTCAACAACATCGTCATGATCGCCACCTTCGGCCTGTTCATCTGGGTCTACGGCACGGCGAAGACCTCGCACATCGGCGTCACCACCATCCCCGACGAGGGCATCCGGCTGCTGGGCATCGGCACGCTGCTCGGGCTGGTCGTCCAGGCACTGGCGATGATCCCGTACCTGCGCGACGCCAACTTCAAGCTCCGGCTGCGCTTCGACTGGCGCGGCCACGGGCTGGGCAAGGCCGCCAAGCTGGCCAAGTGGACCGTGCTGTTCGTCCTCGCCAACCAGGCCGGCGTCCTGGTCGTCACCCAGCTCTCCACCTGGGCCGGCAAGACCGCCGACCGGCAGGGGCACCCCGGCACCGGCTTCATCTCCTACGCCAGCGCCCAGCTGATCTGGAACATGCCGCAGGCGATCATCACGGTCTCCGTGATGGCGGCCCTGCTGCCGCGGCTGGCGCGCTCCGCCCACGACGGTGACACCGGGGCCGTCCGGGACGACATGTCGCAGGGGCTGCGCACCTCCGCCGTCGCGATCGTCCCGATCTCCTTCGGCTTCCTCTCCCTCGGCATCCCGCTGTGCACCCTGGTCTACGGCTCGTCCGGTGCCGGGATCCCGATGGGCTACATGCTGATGGCCTTCGGCATCGGCCTGATCCCGTTCTCGGTGCAGTACGTCGTCCTGCGCGCCTTCTACGCGTACGAGGACACCCGCACGCCCTTCTACAACACGGTGATCGTCGCGGCCGTCAACGCCGCGGCCTCCGGCCTCTGCTTCCTGATCCTGCCCGCGCGCTGGGCCGTCGTCGGCATGGCGGCCTCCTACGGCCTGGCCTACATCATCGGCGTGGGCGTGGCCTGGCGGCGCCTGGGCAAGCGCATGGACGGGGATCTCGACACCGCTCACGTCGTGCGGACCTACGCGCGGCTGGCCGGTGCCAGCATCCCGGCCACGATCATCTCCGGAGCCGTGGTGTACGCCATCATGCAGATGCTCGGCAGCGGTTTCGTCGGGTCACTGGCCGCCCTGGTCGCCGGTGCCGCCGCACTGCTGGCCGTGTTCTACCTGGCCGCACGCAAAATGCGCATCGAGGAAATGAACGCCCTGGTCGGCATGGTCCGGTCAAAGCTTGGGCGTTGA
- the sigM gene encoding RNA polymerase sigma factor SigM, with amino-acid sequence MSTDSDKASTPTDADLLALHVKGDPDAFGEIVRRHRDRLWAVALRTLGDREEAADAVQDALVSAYRAAHTFRGQSAVTTWLHRITVNACLDRARKAASRRTSPVAETERLEQLLEPEESAEAPAERQDLHRELFRALRTLPEEQRAALVLVDMQGYPVAEAAEILDIPTGTVKSRCARGRARLLPLVTHLRADGGGSEPASRGRNRAQGTSVPPTAGPKDSGAVKGGGGRA; translated from the coding sequence GTGTCCACCGACAGCGACAAGGCTTCGACACCAACCGACGCCGATCTCCTTGCGCTGCATGTAAAGGGCGACCCCGATGCCTTCGGGGAGATCGTTCGGCGGCACCGCGACCGGCTCTGGGCCGTGGCATTGCGCACCCTCGGTGACCGCGAGGAAGCCGCCGACGCCGTGCAGGACGCGCTGGTCTCCGCCTATCGCGCCGCCCACACCTTCCGCGGCCAGTCCGCCGTGACGACCTGGCTGCACCGCATCACCGTCAACGCCTGCCTGGACCGGGCCCGCAAGGCCGCCTCCCGGCGCACCTCACCGGTCGCCGAAACCGAGCGGCTGGAGCAGCTCCTCGAACCCGAGGAATCCGCGGAGGCTCCCGCTGAGCGCCAAGACCTCCACCGCGAGCTGTTCCGCGCGCTGCGCACCCTGCCCGAGGAGCAGCGTGCCGCGCTGGTCCTCGTCGATATGCAGGGCTATCCGGTGGCGGAGGCCGCCGAGATCCTCGACATCCCGACCGGAACGGTGAAAAGCCGCTGCGCACGAGGCCGTGCCCGACTCCTTCCCTTGGTCACCCATCTGCGCGCTGATGGCGGGGGTAGCGAACCCGCGAGCCGGGGAAGGAACCGGGCGCAGGGGACATCCGTCCCACCGACGGCAGGACCCAAGGACTCAGGTGCCGTGAAGGGCGGAGGTGGGCGAGCGTGA